AAGTCTGACCACCATCGCTTCCATCGATCTCAAATCCGACGAAATCGGGTTATGCGAAATCGCGGAGAGGATGAATCTCCCGCTACAATTTTTCTCCAAAGACGAACTGGCCCGGGTCGAAAGCGTTCCCACGCCCTCGTCCCTAGTGGCCAAACACATAGGAGTATCCAGCGTATGCGAAGCAGCAGCCATTCTGGCCAGCCGGAACGGTCAACTGATCGTTCCCAAACACAACACCCGCAACGTGACCGTGGCCATTGCCCGAATGGCCTGTACGTCGTCGGCATCGGCCCCGGAGACGCAGCCTATCTCTCCCAGCGCGCCCGAGAAGTCCTGACGGAAGCCGACGTCATCGCCGGCTACGGCACTTATATCGACTTGATTCGCCCGCTGGTAGCAAACAAAGAGATCATCAGCACCGGGATGACCAGGGAAGTGGAGCGGGTGGCGGCGGCCATCGATGCGGCCTGCCTCGGAAAGTCCGTTGCCCTGGTATCCAGCGGCGACCCCGGAATTTATGCCATGGCGGGACTGGCCCTGGAGATGTGCGAGGCCCGCCGGGTGGCGGCGGTGCCGTCCTGGGCGGCAGCGGACGGGGATAGCGGCGAAACGGGCAGCCTGCGTGTGGAGGTGGTCCCGGGTATTCCGGCCCTGTGTGCCGGAGCCGCGCTGCTGGGGGCGCCGCTGATGCACGATTTTTGCGCCATTAGCCTCAGCGATCTGCTCACCCCGTGGGAGGTGATCGAAAAACGCCTCGATGCTGCGGCACGCGCCGATTTCGTGATGGTGCTCTACAACCCCAAGAGCAAAAAACGGTACTGGCAGTTGGAAAAGGCCCAGCAGATCGCGATGAACCACAAGCCCGCCCAAACCCCCGTCGGCGTGGTGACCGGCGCCATGCGCTCGGATCAGCGCATCGAGGTGACGACCCTGAAAGAAATGCACACGGCGACGGTGAACATGCAGAGCACCGTGTTCATCGGCAACCGCTCGACCAAACGCTATGGGGATTTTTTATTGACCCTGCGGGGGTATGGGGAAAAGTATCGGCTTTAGCTCCCATGCGTCCCGGGAAAAAGTCGAACGGTTCGGCTTTCCCCGCTTCATTACGCTTTTCCACCAGATCCATAAAATGGACATAACGGTGCTTGAGTTCGTAAAAGCCGTGCCACCAGGCGTAATCCGGCGCCATCATGGCCGTTCCCATGCGGGCACGGCGGCCTTCATGGTGCCAGAGTTCGTAGAACTGCCATTCGA
This window of the uncultured Desulfosarcina sp. genome carries:
- the cobJ gene encoding precorrin-3B C(17)-methyltransferase, which gives rise to MGPGDAAYLSQRAREVLTEADVIAGYGTYIDLIRPLVANKEIISTGMTREVERVAAAIDAACLGKSVALVSSGDPGIYAMAGLALEMCEARRVAAVPSWAAADGDSGETGSLRVEVVPGIPALCAGAALLGAPLMHDFCAISLSDLLTPWEVIEKRLDAAARADFVMVLYNPKSKKRYWQLEKAQQIAMNHKPAQTPVGVVTGAMRSDQRIEVTTLKEMHTATVNMQSTVFIGNRSTKRYGDFLLTLRGYGEKYRL